TCACATTGATTAATTTTTCAATCATTATTCTGCTTTTCCAGGCTTTAATTTGTTTTTCTCTGGACAGCGCGTCTTTGAATTCCTGAAAGGTTTCTACGTAAACAACGCACCAATCATTGGCAGCAGCCGTAAACCCCTTGTGTTTGTGGTTGTGTTTATAGGTTCTT
The nucleotide sequence above comes from Lentimicrobiaceae bacterium. Encoded proteins:
- a CDS encoding GIY-YIG nuclease family protein encodes the protein MPCCYILFSNQLNRYYVGASRDVVDKRTYKHNHKHKGFTAAANDWCVVYVETFQEFKDALSREKQIKAWKSRIMIEKLINVSGHGSAHPDL